A DNA window from Gasterosteus aculeatus chromosome 16, fGasAcu3.hap1.1, whole genome shotgun sequence contains the following coding sequences:
- the LOC120833537 gene encoding LIM domain only protein 7 isoform X39: MSFCRARECNCGQYEMIDTSRTRPCPPIGFCQPTSCIIATKCLQNTPPQVFWSEGPDGKGRGRFQGVRRRRAQQPLCLCVCVCVCVCVCVCRVPTLAQPVGWVVQSSDVDVILPAQRVFLPRPVPQDNLNVFLKACRKLGLKEAQLFHPGDLQDLSTRVTVKHQETDRRLKNVLITIYWLGRRSQCGGFYDGSQLNLKAFEGLLGTALYKALQESSGPKSVSVRDSGFGDSWCAEREEPFQLREEGGGAGGHWRDDSRDSLDSLGSGTQSISSDITLKGSSEGCFSDTEADSFLGMADNKSALSYRRSVTLTPKASSQFNQFLPTKDKASAYVPAPLRKKRAERNEDNRRSWANPTYAEDGATLTRQQQVQESFDGSKSTSDIQVESSIARQARHEELQKYREQIKETEDKWQDDLSKWKNRRRSVNSDIVKKKEEREKIEESTTGSRRSKTFKEMQEERENKRNNSVGGRIGSLSYLDDEDVFDTPVASPRPRTLPARSYTIDTPYYSSESPEPPLREDQPPAAGRAAPPPAAVEALDSPAGSAATTATAPIAPSSPGLPRRSRPPAAPASSHRPVSERSGPVEAAAAVAAVSSSSALKRSPEPRLPLSGPQTEAVAPSSAPLYQQPAQPSSMDAKPPGVSRVPASLPRSYQRADSARLTSVVAPRPFGTQSSRLSSIPRAFTVDDPQKRVNGDAASKKTSVPSRYHQYMTSEDQSQSSSAHSTEGEEEEVEDEDKTESVPSTQSVSPVPAEAPDGPSPAKESSQEDFREKRISLNQKPNSSRDFGFQAAWDSTGARVSSIQPGSPEPNPPIASLDFTSRASVEKLPPTEAPAQPAPDVASNGVNGGLREQAVTMRSKDSEPLSLKNLKRRSEFFEKGGSESAMPDIPVPAITSTSGRWTFDPEEERKRQEKWQKEQERLLQEKYKRDQEKLQEEWLKDQEEVARSLDQQQPESLEVSGRGVGPTSPLSPVGQPTTPTWEEQERKRKEEQERKRKEEQERKRKEEQERQRQAEERRKRDEEELQLRRLQEERERKDREEEERKRREAEEEELRWQKRREEERRRHEALEQQRRERERAVVEQQQQQQWTKSKSSPQLDAEENPQKKVAGSGLGERKGQLSASQAELERQQILNEMKKKTPLLRDKSWIRQCAPTTNESNVPPMRRSVSGRKICTFCDTPLGKGAAMIIESLGLCYHLGCFKCIDCKCDLGGSAAGAEVRIRNKQLYCNTCYMQFKAGQPTTM, encoded by the exons ATGTCTTTTTGTCGCGCACGCGAATGCAACTGTGGGCAGTATGAAATGATTGACACGTCGAGGACACGCCCATGTCCTCCCATCGGTTTCTGTCAGCCGACCTCTTGTATCATAGCAACCAAATGTCTCCAAAATACTCCACCGCAGGTATTCTGGAGTGAAGGGCCTGACGGGAAGGGGAGGGGACGGTTTCAGGgtgtgaggagaaggagagcgcAGCAGCCattgtgcctctgtgtgtgtgtgtgtgtgtgtgtgtgtgtgtgtgtgtgtcgggttcCCACACTGGCACAGCCGGTTGGGTGGGTCGTGCAGAGCTCTGACGTTGATGTCATCCTTCCTGCCCAGAGGGTGTTCCTACCCCGACCCGTCCCACAG GACAACCTCAACGTCTTCCTCAAAGCCTGCCGGAAGCTGGGACTAAAGGAGGCGCAGCTCTTCCACCCCGGAGATCTCCAGGACTTATCCACGAGGGTCACAGTCAA GCATCAAGAGACCGACAGGAGGCTGAAAAAT GTGCTGATCACCATTTACTGGCTTGGTAGAAGATCTCAGTGTGGCGGTTTCTATGACGGGTCCCAGCTGAATTTGAAGGCGTTCGAGGGCTTACTGGGCACTGCACTATACAAG GCTCTGCAGGAATCGTCCGGTCCAAAAAGCGTCAGCGTCAGAGACAGCGGTTTTGGAGACAGCTGGTGCGCAGAGCGAGAGGAGCCCTTCCagctgagagaggagggaggaggggcaggaggtCACTGGAGAGACGACTCCCGGGACAGCTTGGACTCCTTGGGCTCCGGAACCCAGAGCATCTCCTCTGACATCACTCTCAAAGGCAGCAGCGAGG GTTGTTTCAGCGACACCGAGGCCGACTCCTTCCTCGGCATGGCCGACAACAAGAGCGCTCTCAGCTACCGCCGGTCAGTAACCCTCACGCCAAAGGCCAGCTCCCAGTTTAACCAGTTCCTGCCCACCAAAGACAAAGCCTCGGCCTACGTGCCCGCTCCACTGAGGAAGAAACGGGCTGAGCGCAATGAGGACAACCGCCGCAGCTGGGCCAACCCCACCTACGCCGAGGACGGAGCCACGCTCACCAG ACAGCAGCAAGTGCAAGAGAGTTTCGACGG gAGTAAATCCACGAGCGACATCCAGGTGGAGTCCAGCATCGCCCGGCAGGCCCGCcacgaggagctgcagaagtACCGCGAGCAGATAAAGGAAACTGAGGATAAGTGGCAGGAT GACCTGAGCAAGTGGAAGAACCGGCGCAGGAGTGTCAACTCTGATAtagtgaagaagaaagaggagagggagaagatagAGGAGAGCACGACCGGCAGCAGAAGGTCCAAGACCTTCAAGGAGATGCAAGAAGAGAG ggaaaataaaagaaacaacagcgTTGGCGGTCGCATTGGATCTCTGTCTTACCTGGACGACGAGGACGTATTTGACACGCCGGTGGCTTCCCCTCGTCCCCGGACCCTCCCCGCCAGGAGCTACACCATTGACACTCCCTACTATTCTTCCGAGTCCCCCGAGCCTCCTCTGAGAGAGGACCAACCCCCAGCTGCTGGCAGGGCCGCTCCCCCTCCCGCCGCAGTCGAGGCTCTGGACAGTCCTGCCGGCAGCGCCGCCACTACCGCCACCGCCCCCATCGCCCCCAGCAGCCCCGGCCTCCCCCGCAGGTCCCGGCCTCCGGCGGCACCGGCGAGTTCTCATCGCCCAGTCTCAGAGCGCAGCGGCCCGgtcgaggcggcggcggcggtggccgCCGTCTCGTCTTCAAGCGCCCTGAAAAGGTCGCCCGAGCCGAGGCTCCCGCTGTCGGGCCCACAGACGGAGGCGGTGgccccctcctctgctcccctgtACCAGCAACCAGCACAGCCCAGCTCAATGGACGCCAAGCCTCCCGGGGTGTCTCGGgttcccgcctccctccccaggAGCTACCAGAGAGCAGATAGCGCTCGTCTGACCTCGGTTGTCGCGCCGCGGCCCTTCGGGACCCAGTCGTCACGCCTCAGCTCTATTCCCCGGGCCTTTACA GTGGATGACCCGCAAAAGCGCGTCAACGGCGACGCGGCTTCCAAGAAGACATCGGTGCCGAGCCGCTATCACCAGTACATGACCTCGGAGGATCAGTCTCAGTCCAGCTCGGCCCACAGCaccgagggagaggaagaggaggtggaggacgaggacaagACGGAGAGCGTCCCCTCCACTCAGAGCGTCTCCCCCGTGCCGGCCGAAGCCCCGGACGGTCCTTCTCCAGCCAAAGAGAGCAGCCAG GAGGACTTCCGCGAGAAGCGGATCAGCCTGAACCAGAAGCCCAACAGCAGCAGAGACTTTGGCTTCCAGGCGGCCTGGGACTCGACGGGAGCTCGCGTCTCGTCCATCCAGCCAG GTTCCCCCGAGCCCAACCCCCCCATCGCCAGCCTGGATTTCACCTCACGCGCCTCCGTGGAGAAGCTGCCTCCCACAGAGGCCCCCGCCCAGCCAGCCCCC gacgTAGCTTCAAACGGCGTAAATGGAGGTTTGCGTGAGCAGGCGGTGACCATGAGGAGCAAAG ACTCAGAACCCTTATCTTTGAAAAACTTAAAACGGAGGTCAGAGTTTTTTGAAAAag GAGGATCCGAGTCTGCAATGCCAGAT ATTCCCGTCCCTGCGATCACGTCAACCTCCGGCCGCTGGACTTTCGACCCAGAAGAGGAGCGCAAAAGACAAGAGAAATggcagaaggagcaggagcgcCTTCTACAG GAGAAATATAAGCGCGACCAGGAGAAGTTACAGGAGGAGTGGCTGAAGGATCAGGAGGAGGTTGCCAGGAGTCTGGACCAACAACAG CCAGAGAGCTTGGAGGTGAGCGGGCGTGGCGTCGGCCCAacgtcccccctctctcccgtcGGCCAGCCCACCACTCCTAcgtgggaggagcaggagagaaagcggaaggaggagcaggagagaaagcggaaggaggagcaggagagaaagcggaaggaggagcaggagcgcCAAAggcaggcggaggagaggaggaagagggatgaggaggagctccagctgcggcggctgcaggaggagagggagaggaaggacagggaggaggaggagaggaagaggagggaggcggaggaggaggagctgaggtggcagaagaggagggaggaggagaggagacggcaTGAAGCTTTGGAGCAGCAGCGCAGGGAGCGTGAGAGAGCcgtggtggagcagcagcagcagcagcagtg GACAAAATCTAAATCCTCCCCCCAGCTTGATGCAGAGGAAAACCCTCAGAAAAAAG TGGCGGGCAGCGGGCTGGGAGAGAGGAAGGGTCAGCTGTCGGCCTCGCAGGCGGAGCTGGAGCGCCAGCAGATCCTGAacgagatgaagaagaagacccCGCTGCTGAGGGACAAAAGCTGGATCCGCCAGTGCGCCCCCACCACCAACGAGTCCAACGTGCCGCCCATGCGCAG GTCAGTGAGTGGCAGGAAAATCTGTACGTTCTGTGACACCCCGCTGGGAAAGGGAGCGGCCATGATCATCGAGTCCCTCGGGCTCTGTTATCATTTGGGCTGCTTTAAG TGCATCGACTGCAAGTGTGACCTCGGAGGGTCGGCAGCCGGCGCCGAGGTCAGAATACGAAACAAGCAGCTCTACTGTAACACCTGCTACATGCAATTCAAAG ctggccAGCCAACCACTATGTGA
- the LOC120833537 gene encoding LIM domain only protein 7 isoform X8, with protein sequence MSFCRARECNCGQYEMIDTSRTRPCPPIGFCQPTSCIIATKCLQNTPPQVFWSEGPDGKGRGRFQGVRRRRAQQPLCLCVCVCVCVCVCVCRVPTLAQPVGWVVQSSDVDVILPAQRVFLPRPVPQDNLNVFLKACRKLGLKEAQLFHPGDLQDLSTRVTVKHQETDRRLKNVLITIYWLGRRSQCGGFYDGSQLNLKAFEGLLGTALYKALQESSGPKSVSVRDSGFGDSWCAEREEPFQLREEGGGAGGHWRDDSRDSLDSLGSGTQSISSDITLKGSSEGCFSDTEADSFLGMADNKSALSYRRSVTLTPKASSQFNQFLPTKDKASAYVPAPLRKKRAERNEDNRRSWANPTYAEDGATLTRQQQVQESFDGSKSTSDIQVESSIARQARHEELQKYREQIKETEDKWQDDLSKWKNRRRSVNSDIVKKKEEREKIEESTTGSRRSKTFKEMQEERENKRNNSVGGRIGSLSYLDDEDVFDTPVASPRPRTLPARSYTIDTPYYSSESPEPPLREDQPPAAGRAAPPPAAVEALDSPAGSAATTATAPIAPSSPGLPRRSRPPAAPASSHRPVSERSGPVEAAAAVAAVSSSSALKRSPEPRLPLSGPQTEAVAPSSAPLYQQPAQPSSMDAKPPGVSRVPASLPRSYQRADSARLTSVVAPRPFGTQSSRLSSIPRAFTVDDPQKRVNGDAASKKTSVPSRYHQYMTSEDQSQSSSAHSTEGEEEEVEDEDKTESVPSTQSVSPVPAEAPDGPSPAKESSQEDFREKRISLNQKPNSSRDFGFQAAWDSTGARVSSIQPGSPAEMCQLQVGDEVLTVNGHQVAQMSYMDWKSCMEEALQEGSLIMDIRHYGRNNWDRDQPPMPFKSHKTINLTRMDHPMLLGSPEPNPPIASLDFTSRASVEKLPPTEAPAQPAPDVASNGVNGGLREQAVTMRSKGGSESAMPDIPVPAITSTSGRWTFDPEEERKRQEKWQKEQERLLQEKYKRDQEKLQEEWLKDQEEVARSLDQQQPESLEVSGRGVGPTSPLSPVGQPTTPTWEEQERKRKEEQERKRKEEQERKRKEEQERQRQAEERRKRDEEELQLRRLQEERERKDREEEERKRREAEEEELRWQKRREEERRRHEALEQQRRERERAVVEQQQQQQWTKSKSSPQLDAEENPQKKGASVRPGGMVHQLLEEQARSAGHKEARSQRAASELEVERRNILNAMRYREPERVAGSGLGERKGQLSASQAELERQQILNEMKKKTPLLRDKSWIRQCAPTTNESNVPPMRRGESLDNLDASYNSWRSSWTPRSNSHGQSHARPNSALSGSTSLYGWGASGAQRPGSSTLTSASSMGSLRAGAGTPTAPWSRQSASPSPEPEAGPHQQHNRSVSGRKICTFCDTPLGKGAAMIIESLGLCYHLGCFKCIDCKCDLGGSAAGAEVRIRNKQLYCNTCYMQFKAGQPTTM encoded by the exons ATGTCTTTTTGTCGCGCACGCGAATGCAACTGTGGGCAGTATGAAATGATTGACACGTCGAGGACACGCCCATGTCCTCCCATCGGTTTCTGTCAGCCGACCTCTTGTATCATAGCAACCAAATGTCTCCAAAATACTCCACCGCAGGTATTCTGGAGTGAAGGGCCTGACGGGAAGGGGAGGGGACGGTTTCAGGgtgtgaggagaaggagagcgcAGCAGCCattgtgcctctgtgtgtgtgtgtgtgtgtgtgtgtgtgtgtgtgtgtgtcgggttcCCACACTGGCACAGCCGGTTGGGTGGGTCGTGCAGAGCTCTGACGTTGATGTCATCCTTCCTGCCCAGAGGGTGTTCCTACCCCGACCCGTCCCACAG GACAACCTCAACGTCTTCCTCAAAGCCTGCCGGAAGCTGGGACTAAAGGAGGCGCAGCTCTTCCACCCCGGAGATCTCCAGGACTTATCCACGAGGGTCACAGTCAA GCATCAAGAGACCGACAGGAGGCTGAAAAAT GTGCTGATCACCATTTACTGGCTTGGTAGAAGATCTCAGTGTGGCGGTTTCTATGACGGGTCCCAGCTGAATTTGAAGGCGTTCGAGGGCTTACTGGGCACTGCACTATACAAG GCTCTGCAGGAATCGTCCGGTCCAAAAAGCGTCAGCGTCAGAGACAGCGGTTTTGGAGACAGCTGGTGCGCAGAGCGAGAGGAGCCCTTCCagctgagagaggagggaggaggggcaggaggtCACTGGAGAGACGACTCCCGGGACAGCTTGGACTCCTTGGGCTCCGGAACCCAGAGCATCTCCTCTGACATCACTCTCAAAGGCAGCAGCGAGG GTTGTTTCAGCGACACCGAGGCCGACTCCTTCCTCGGCATGGCCGACAACAAGAGCGCTCTCAGCTACCGCCGGTCAGTAACCCTCACGCCAAAGGCCAGCTCCCAGTTTAACCAGTTCCTGCCCACCAAAGACAAAGCCTCGGCCTACGTGCCCGCTCCACTGAGGAAGAAACGGGCTGAGCGCAATGAGGACAACCGCCGCAGCTGGGCCAACCCCACCTACGCCGAGGACGGAGCCACGCTCACCAG ACAGCAGCAAGTGCAAGAGAGTTTCGACGG gAGTAAATCCACGAGCGACATCCAGGTGGAGTCCAGCATCGCCCGGCAGGCCCGCcacgaggagctgcagaagtACCGCGAGCAGATAAAGGAAACTGAGGATAAGTGGCAGGAT GACCTGAGCAAGTGGAAGAACCGGCGCAGGAGTGTCAACTCTGATAtagtgaagaagaaagaggagagggagaagatagAGGAGAGCACGACCGGCAGCAGAAGGTCCAAGACCTTCAAGGAGATGCAAGAAGAGAG ggaaaataaaagaaacaacagcgTTGGCGGTCGCATTGGATCTCTGTCTTACCTGGACGACGAGGACGTATTTGACACGCCGGTGGCTTCCCCTCGTCCCCGGACCCTCCCCGCCAGGAGCTACACCATTGACACTCCCTACTATTCTTCCGAGTCCCCCGAGCCTCCTCTGAGAGAGGACCAACCCCCAGCTGCTGGCAGGGCCGCTCCCCCTCCCGCCGCAGTCGAGGCTCTGGACAGTCCTGCCGGCAGCGCCGCCACTACCGCCACCGCCCCCATCGCCCCCAGCAGCCCCGGCCTCCCCCGCAGGTCCCGGCCTCCGGCGGCACCGGCGAGTTCTCATCGCCCAGTCTCAGAGCGCAGCGGCCCGgtcgaggcggcggcggcggtggccgCCGTCTCGTCTTCAAGCGCCCTGAAAAGGTCGCCCGAGCCGAGGCTCCCGCTGTCGGGCCCACAGACGGAGGCGGTGgccccctcctctgctcccctgtACCAGCAACCAGCACAGCCCAGCTCAATGGACGCCAAGCCTCCCGGGGTGTCTCGGgttcccgcctccctccccaggAGCTACCAGAGAGCAGATAGCGCTCGTCTGACCTCGGTTGTCGCGCCGCGGCCCTTCGGGACCCAGTCGTCACGCCTCAGCTCTATTCCCCGGGCCTTTACA GTGGATGACCCGCAAAAGCGCGTCAACGGCGACGCGGCTTCCAAGAAGACATCGGTGCCGAGCCGCTATCACCAGTACATGACCTCGGAGGATCAGTCTCAGTCCAGCTCGGCCCACAGCaccgagggagaggaagaggaggtggaggacgaggacaagACGGAGAGCGTCCCCTCCACTCAGAGCGTCTCCCCCGTGCCGGCCGAAGCCCCGGACGGTCCTTCTCCAGCCAAAGAGAGCAGCCAG GAGGACTTCCGCGAGAAGCGGATCAGCCTGAACCAGAAGCCCAACAGCAGCAGAGACTTTGGCTTCCAGGCGGCCTGGGACTCGACGGGAGCTCGCGTCTCGTCCATCCAGCCAG GAAGCCCGGCAGAAATGTGCCAGCTTCAGGTCGGGGACGAGGTGCTGACGGTGAACGGGCACCAGGTGGCACAAATGAGCTACATGGACTGGAAGTCCTGCATGGAGGAGGCCCTGCAGGAGGGCAGTCTGATTATGGATATACGCCATTACGGCAGGAACA ACTGGGACAGAGACCAACCTCCCATGCCATTTAAAAGCCATAAGACCATCAATCTGACCCGTATGGATCATCCGATGCTTCTAGGTTCCCCCGAGCCCAACCCCCCCATCGCCAGCCTGGATTTCACCTCACGCGCCTCCGTGGAGAAGCTGCCTCCCACAGAGGCCCCCGCCCAGCCAGCCCCC gacgTAGCTTCAAACGGCGTAAATGGAGGTTTGCGTGAGCAGGCGGTGACCATGAGGAGCAAAG GAGGATCCGAGTCTGCAATGCCAGAT ATTCCCGTCCCTGCGATCACGTCAACCTCCGGCCGCTGGACTTTCGACCCAGAAGAGGAGCGCAAAAGACAAGAGAAATggcagaaggagcaggagcgcCTTCTACAG GAGAAATATAAGCGCGACCAGGAGAAGTTACAGGAGGAGTGGCTGAAGGATCAGGAGGAGGTTGCCAGGAGTCTGGACCAACAACAG CCAGAGAGCTTGGAGGTGAGCGGGCGTGGCGTCGGCCCAacgtcccccctctctcccgtcGGCCAGCCCACCACTCCTAcgtgggaggagcaggagagaaagcggaaggaggagcaggagagaaagcggaaggaggagcaggagagaaagcggaaggaggagcaggagcgcCAAAggcaggcggaggagaggaggaagagggatgaggaggagctccagctgcggcggctgcaggaggagagggagaggaaggacagggaggaggaggagaggaagaggagggaggcggaggaggaggagctgaggtggcagaagaggagggaggaggagaggagacggcaTGAAGCTTTGGAGCAGCAGCGCAGGGAGCGTGAGAGAGCcgtggtggagcagcagcagcagcagcagtg GACAAAATCTAAATCCTCCCCCCAGCTTGATGCAGAGGAAAACCCTCAGAAAAAAG GCGCGTCTGTGAGGCCGGGGGGCATGGTtcaccagctgctggaggagcaggcgAGGAGCGCCGGCCACAAAGAGGCCCGGAGTCAGCGGGCGGCGTCcgagctggaggtggagaggaggaacaTCCTCAACGCCATGAGATACAGAGAGCCGGAGAGAG TGGCGGGCAGCGGGCTGGGAGAGAGGAAGGGTCAGCTGTCGGCCTCGCAGGCGGAGCTGGAGCGCCAGCAGATCCTGAacgagatgaagaagaagacccCGCTGCTGAGGGACAAAAGCTGGATCCGCCAGTGCGCCCCCACCACCAACGAGTCCAACGTGCCGCCCATGCGCAG AGGTGAGTCCCTCGACAACTTGGACGCCTCCTACAACTCGTGGCGCTCGTCCTGGACGCCCAGAAGCAACTCTCACGGCCAAAGCCACGCTCGGCCTAACTCGGCGCTCTCCGGCAGCACTTCCCTTTACGGCTGGGGGGCGTCGGGGGCCCAGCGGCCCGgctcctccaccctgacgtccGCCTCCTCCATGGGCTCCCTGCGCGCCGGGGCGGGAACCCCCACTGCCCCATGGTCCCGGCAGTCAGCGTCCCCCTCCCCAGAGCCGGAGGCAGGCCCCCACCAGCAACACAACAG GTCAGTGAGTGGCAGGAAAATCTGTACGTTCTGTGACACCCCGCTGGGAAAGGGAGCGGCCATGATCATCGAGTCCCTCGGGCTCTGTTATCATTTGGGCTGCTTTAAG TGCATCGACTGCAAGTGTGACCTCGGAGGGTCGGCAGCCGGCGCCGAGGTCAGAATACGAAACAAGCAGCTCTACTGTAACACCTGCTACATGCAATTCAAAG ctggccAGCCAACCACTATGTGA